A genomic window from Cydia strobilella chromosome 26, ilCydStro3.1, whole genome shotgun sequence includes:
- the LOC134753248 gene encoding titin-like isoform X19 — protein MEVEVRLSRTGEEPWGFRLIGGTDFNMPLTVVKVLPDSPADLAGIRNGDTVASIQGEKAATMTHDGAKAAVAAAADVLSLGVMCGLYDLTLDDYDPIDDPLDQDDFDQPSHPTEVFQIQQFGDTPLDSKDPSRSRTGSRGNLDRRSLSEGRCDPYEQRSLTESPYFLNTKPYRPFSTEPSPIPPLEKPIILNPNYHDEFGTNDDGLEPPVDPKVDEFAGILSEKSRYKLPISKQYDPDGTKLKKTKEITTVTKTVEEKIVTEEIVTKEVKITSVEEILVKEQKEEAKFMEKMKKDIDMDKIEMTATSIVDESIEKALTVADEIKKEIDLELSAITSESKNSSSDMETAVITTDRKESSKEVSEMSETVKKTNHVVVKKSDISVAKEVAKFEKDDKQIIVDERQEFRKQELEETIESGSVRRKSEMYDKDAKITDVKFEKKCIDQTIESGSVRRKSDMFDRDDKMADMKVEKTSVDETIESGSVRRKSEMFDNDVKKTDSKVEKKFTDENIESGSVRRKSEMYDKNVEMKSVDDTKIGRKQSKIISDQKDIKAVQSAQQKQTSEIKQEKISTATERVHKSDESKTKEAKYSTAKLLAEQRAYTIGLQTIPHIRGTVQSNYHYDLLLKTFFIHLTDVMVALSRFILAEPVLSKPLETNSEVKKEVTEVTRVEKGVVSDTTAVKDSIIDRKKTERMETKDLQITEKQEKIEKVADIIKQDHAREVKQHEYTDYVEKIQQESEKREKNILSGAEMAQLSDKKSGELITKMDGVITEFQSKAGLEEEITMQRERRSRSRSKADEEMVEDVLSRFDKTSQDITEVRTTSSVLESREMKTETKHESMDIKRETKHEASRVSSKDGKNTYISICEAHVYTNENSILDETAEISENNSVESIKKSNIALETNEAMVTERVAIESQAQIKQEAESVVESHKISSAKTEEVIVQEKKDIIQETDVQKSFIEIESNKDAVIETVETIQPIVELHEDIVEKAVSVGIKNKMDIQEIETTEYTDELNVVKEESIEITESHDIKEVQVLEDISVKAKKESLKIEEIKEEIEDIKVSKEEIVSVKEEAIAVRDVKESVSITKEDIKEIQEVVSVKEEVAEVAQDVKNEDIKVTGEIAVIQGTTVISEKSLEVKDEYAQLKFTKEEITELDENVEIDQEIEVCIKKSVHIAESENQYQSFISESSIQNAEYIQESSFTARSTEDSSFTSSVVQESTFIARSTEDAKKQLTLDLDSKIKKSDSQSSVKSTISTPTPSTVPPTPLTDEYVFRLQMPLPKLTGPPVPRSPSPQDEDPHIVKKNLVPHIDTEIIEEVVYETPLPTPPEDKFSPPKFTKPGLKGGNMKYTFLKEEIKEIERKSSLLASAIDQTIKSIEEYKEEVGLETNVDNPLVYNGYAKVIDTKVYKDKLDKVNIEKQIVKNTENINKIVEDRANAAEHLVNRVQLNGMPVNVTVTVENNVANTVTEASENKMGESIENVCVEGYRPVPFNPEDAPHLERVEIRIPEPIPTVDPGKAFVAENGEIMGTHQGIVDGLEEAVVDEEIAKDLGKPGMTEEKIAAIISGESEMLREAHVMGLTRVLKSHMHRDNDDSSVDFKKIKPIVESLKDSEVLKALNEEFVKTQEDKKKEERKWTKFLQKPARPVPKAKFGYHGWTANDDEVKESPYKVKIVKQPKPKVAPDYKPQDFNTGPLPWEERAVNEPPPPPVEAEPPILIPEEKPVFLEAIDNLPETAVPDLEETGIELPPEKPIEEPAPEAEPEAPKETEGEEVEEIKTEEPVVEATSNSESEMENRIAEQLMKNVEGMVDPNAPLGQQLAQMRAQLAALAQLPGVIQQTLELVTRQLCQITQQEAQSHHKLTQEQMAIESSEMIEDSNETSETIIEDVTEDKDETQIEEVVENGIKEDVKEMKTVVEVKQTKMEETKQTKMEEVKKVQMIRSVEEMEKMKREEQEILDEQRRIEKQKKIENWNNVWPWGDVQRGIRKYRESNCHLVDFHILRDTVIMALEQIIEGELHEVRKAADHNGSSEELRGVQDDPWHGTGASKAGGVTDTRDL, from the exons GTTCTACCCGACTCACCGGCGGATCTCGCCGGCATTCGCAACGGAGACACCGTCGCCAGCATACAGGGGGAAAAAGCGGCCACCATGACACATGACGGGGCTAAAGCGGCTGTGGCGGCGGCAGCGGACGTCCTGAGCCTTGGAGTGATGTG CGGTCTTTACGACCTGACGCTCGACGACTACGACCCGATCGACGACCCGCTAGACCAGGACGATTTCGACCAGCCCTCTCATCCGACTGAGGTATTCCAAATACAGCAATTCGGCGACACCCCCCTTGACTCCAAAGACCCTAGCAGGTCCCGCACTGGATCCCGGGGTAACCTCGACCGGAGGTCTTTAAGCGAAGGTCGCTGTGATCCCTACGAACAGAGGTCCTTAACTGAATCTCCTTACTTCCTCAACACCAAACCATATAGACCTTTCTCCACTGAACCTTCCCCCATCCCTCCTTTAGAGAaacctattatacttaatcCTAATTATCATGATGAATTTGGCACAAATGATGATGGCCTTGAGCCGCCTGTTGATCCCAAAGTTGATGAATTCGCGGGGATCCTTAGTGAAAAAAGTAGATATAAACTTCCAATTTCGAAACAGTATGATCCTGATGGAACTAAGCTTAAGAAAACGAAAGAAATAACGACAGTCACTAAGACCGTAGAAGAGAAGATAGTAACAGAAGAGATAGTCACTAAGGAAGTGAAAATTACTTCGGTAGAAGAAATATTGGTTAAAGAGCAAAAAGAAGAGGCCAAGTTTATGGAAAAAATGAAGAAGGATATTGATATGGATAAGATAGAAATGACTGCTACAAGCATTGTTGATGAGAGCATTGAGAAAGCTTTGACTGTAGCtgatgaaattaaaaaagaaattgaTCTTGAACTGAGTGCTATAACCTCAGAATCTAAAAATAGCTCATCTGACATGGAAACGGCGGTCATAACAACCGATAGAAAAGAATCTAGCAAAGAGGTTAGTGAAATGAGTGAAACtgttaagaaaactaatcaTGTTGTTGTTAAAAAGAGTGATATTAGTGTCGCTAAAGAGGTTGCGAAATTTGAAAAAGATGACAAACAAATTATTGTTGACGAACGTCAAGAATTTAGAAAACAGGAGTTAGAAGAAACTATTGAGAGTGGTAGTGTGAGGAGGAAGTCTGAAATGTATGATAAAGATGCTAAAATTACCGATGTTAAATTTGAAAAGAAATGTATAGATCAAACTATAGAAAGTGGTAGCGTGAGAAGGAAATCAGATATGTTTGATAGAGATGATAAAATGGCAGATATGAAAGTTGAAAAAACATCTGTAGATGAAACTATAGAAAGTGGAAGTGTGAGAAGAAAGTCAGAAATGTTTGATAACGATGTGAAAAAGACCGATAGTAAAGTAGAAAAGAAATTTACAGATGAGAATATAGAAAGTGGTAGTGTACGGAGGAAATCTGAAATGTATGATAAAAACGTTGAAATGAAATCAGTGGACGATACAAAAATCGGGAGAAAGCAATCTAAAATAATATCTGACCAAAAAGACATTAAAGCAGTGCAATCGGCTCAACAAAAGCAAACATCTGAAattaaacaagaaaaaataTCTACAGCTACTGAGAGAGTACATAAATCAGACGAAAGTAAAACTAAAGAGGCTAAATATAGTACAGCTAAACTACTAGCAGAACAGAGAGCTTATACTATTGGATTACAAACTATTCCTCATATAAGAGGTACAGTGCAATCAAATTATCATTATGATTTATTGCTAAAAacctttttcatacatttgacTGATGTCATGGTTGCTCTGTCCAGGTTTATTTTAGCTGAACCTGTACTTTCTAAGCCTTTAGAAACAAATTCAGAAGTTAAAAAAGAAGTAACTGAAGTTACTCGAGTTGAAAAGGGCGTAGTTTCTGATACAACAGCtgtgaaagattctataatagatCGTAAAAAAACGGAAAGGATGGAAACCAAAGATTTgcaaattacagaaaaacaAGAGAAAATTGAAAAAGTGGCTGACATAATTAAACAAGATCACGCGAGGGAAGTAAAGCAGCATGAATATACGGATTATGTTGAAAAGATTCAACAAGAAAGTGAAAAAagggaaaaaaacattttgtcagGTGCTGAAATGGCACAGTTAAGTGATAAAAAGTCGGGGGAATTGATAACTAAAATGGATGGAGTTATAACTGAATTCCAGAGTAAAGCTGGTTTAGAGGAAGAGATCACAATGCAACGAGAAAGAAGGTCAAGAAGTAGAAGCAAAGCAGACGAAGAAATGGTGGAAGATGTGCTTTCTAGATTTGATAAAACATCCCAAGACATTACTGAGGTAAGAACTACTAGCAGTGTTCTAGAGTCAAGGGAGATGAAAACAGAAACAAAACATGAAAGTATGGACATTAAAAGAGAAACCAAACACGAAGCTAGTAGAGTAAGTAGTAAGGATGGTAAAAACACATACATATCTATATGTGAAGCTCATGTTTACACTAATGAAAATTCAATTCTTGATGAAACTGCAGAAATATCTGAAAATAACTCAGtggaaagtataaaaaaatcaaatatagcATTAGAAACTAACGAAGCAATGGTTACAGAGCGCGTTGCTATAGAATCGCAAGCTCAAATTAAACAAGAAGCAGAATCTGTTGTCGAATCACATAAAATTTCCAGCGCCAAAACTGAGGAAGTTATTGTCCAAGAAAAAAAAGACATCATTCAAGAAACTGATGTCCAGAAATCTTTCATAGAGATTGAGAGCAATAAAGACGCTGTCATTGAAACAGTAGAAACAATACAGCCAATCGTGGAGTTACATGAGGATATTGTCGAAAAGGCTGTTAGTGtcggaataaaaaataaaatggatatACAGGAAATTGAGACTACTGAATATACTGATGAATTAAACGTTGTCAAAGAAGAATCAATAGAAATCACGGAGTCGCACGATATTAAAGAAGTACAGGTCTTGGAGGATATTTCTGTTAAAGCTAAGAAAGaatctttaaaaattgaggaaatCAAAGAGGAAATCGAAGACATCAAAGTATCAAAAGAAGAAATTGTTTCAGTGAAAGAAGAAGCTATTGCAGTTCGGGATGTAAAAGAAAGTGTATCTATAACAAAAGAAGATATCAAAGAAATACAAGAAGTTGTTTCAGTAAAGGAAGAGGTGGCCGAGGTAGCCCAGGATGTGAAAAATGAGGATATCAAAGTTACTGGAGAAATAGCTGTCATTCAAGGAACTACTGTAATCAGTGAAAAGAGCCTTGAAGTAAAAGACGAATACGCTCAGTTAAAATTTACGAAAGAAGAAATAACTGAATTAGACGAAAACGTTGAAATTGACCAAGAAATTGAAGTTTGTATTAAAAAGTCTGTTCATATTGCTGAATCAGAGAACCAATACCAATCATTCATTTCAGAAAGTTCTATACAGAACGCAGAATACATACAAGAATCTTCATTTACTGCGAGATCTACCGAAGACTCGTCTTTCACTTCCAGCGTTGTCCAAGAATCTACCTTCATTGCCAGATCTACTGAAGATGCTAAAAAACAGCTTACTTTAGATCTGGATTCAAAGATTAAGAAATCTGACTCACAATCTTCAGTGAAGAGCACTATTAGTACGCCTACTCCATCTACTGTCCCTCCCACTCCACTCACAGATGAGTACGTCTTCCGACTCCAAATGCCTCTCCCCAAGCTAACTGGTCCTCCTGTCCCAAGATCTCCAAGTCCTCAAGACGAGGATCCTCATATTGTAAAAAAGAATTTGGTCCCTCATATAGATACTGAAATTATTGAGGAAGTAGTGTATGAAACTCCACTTCCAACCCCGCCTGAGGATAAATTTTCACCGCCAAAGTTTACTAAACCAGGGTTGAAAGGGGGTAATATGaaatacacatttttaaag GAGGAGATAAAAGAAATCGAAAGAAAGTCATCACTACTAGCATCTGCCATCGACCAAACTATCAAATCAATTGAAGAGTACAAAGAAGAAGTAGGATTAGAAACCAACGTTGATAACCCTCTTGTTTACAACGGTTACGCCAAAGTTATAGACACTAAAGTGTACAAAGATAAACTTGACAAAGTAAATATCGAAAAACAAATTGTCAAGAACACagaaaacataaacaaaattgtAGAAGACAGAGCAAATGCTGCTGAACATTTAGTAAATAGGGTTCAGCTTAATGGGATGCCAGTAAATGTAACTGTGACCGTTGAAAATAACGTGGCAAATACAGTGACTGAAGCTAGTGAAAATAAAATGGGAGAATCAATAGAAAACGTTTGCGTAGAGGGATATAGACCCGTGCCTTTCAACCCCGAAGATGCACCTCATTTGGAGAGGGTGGAAATTAGAATACCG GAGCCGATTCCAACGGTAGACCCTGGCAAGGCATTTGTAGCAGAGAATGGCGAGATCATGGGTACACATCAGGGTATTGTAGACGGTTTGGAAGAAGCAGTAGTGGATGAAGAAATAGCCA AAGATCTAGGCAAACCTGGTATGACAGAGGAGAAGATCGCAGCGATAATATCTGGAGAATCAGAGATGCTTCGGGAGGCGCACGTAATGGG GCTGACACGAGTCTTAAAATCGCATATGCATCGAGACAATGATGATTCCAGCGTTGATTTCAAGAAGATAAAACCTATAGTGGAATCCCTAAAGGATTCTGAAGTCCTCAAAGCTTTGAACGAGGAATTTGTTAAGACTCAGGAAGACAAGAAGAAGGAAGAAAGAAAGTGGACCAAATTCTTGCAGAAGCCGGCGCGGCCGGTGCCTAAAGCGAAGTTTGGATACCACGGATGGACGGCTAATGATGACGAAGTTAAAGAG TCGCCTTACAAAGTGAAAATAGTAAAACAGCCTAAACCCAAAGTAGCGCCCGATTACAAGCCGCAG GACTTCAACACGGGCCCGCTGCCGTGGGAAGAGCGAGCGGTCAACGAGCCACCCCCACCCCCAGTGGAGGCTGAACCCCCCATCTTGATACCTGAGGAGAAGCCGGTGTTTCTGGAGGCTATTGATAATCTACCGGAGACCGCTGTTCCGGATTTGGAGGAGACAG GTATCGAATTACCCCCTGAAAAGCCAATAGAGGAACCGGCACCAGAAGCAGAGCCGGAAGCTCCAAAAGAGACAGAAGGTGAAGAAGTAGAAGAGATTAAGACCGAAGAGCCGGTTGTAGAGGCGACCAGCAACAGCGAGAGCGAGATGGAGAACAGGATAGCGGAACAGCTGATGAAGAATGTAGAGGGGATGGTTG ATCCCAACGCACCACTGGGACAGCAGCTGGCGCAGATGCGCGCGCAGCTGGCGGCGCTGGCGCAGCTGCCCGGCGTCATCCAGCAGACGCTGGAGCTGGTGACCCGCCAGCTTTGCCAGATTACGCAGCAG GAAGCTCAGTCTCACCACAAATTGACACAAGAACAGATGGCGATCGAATCTTCAGAGATGATTGAAG ATTCCAATGAGACCTCTGAAACTATAATCGAAGACGTAACTGAAGATAAAGACGAGACTCAGATTGAAGAAGTCGTTGAAAATGGAATTAAGGAAGACGTGAAAGAAATGAAGACAGTGGTAGAGGTCAAGCAAACGAAAATGGAAGAGACCAAACAAACGAAGATGGAAGAGGTAAAAAAGGTGCAGATGATCAGGAGCGTCGAGGAAATGGAGAAGATGAAAAGGGAAGAGCAGGAAATCTTGGACGAGCAGAGAAGAATCGAGAAGCAGAAGAAG ATCGAAAACTGGAACAATGTGTGGCCGTGGGGCGACGTCCAGAGGGGTATTAGGAAGTATAG AGAATCGAACTGCCACTTGGTAGACTTCCATATCCTACGTGACACTGTGATAATGGCTTTAGAGCAAATAATAGAA GGTGAACTTCATGAAGTACGAAAAGCCGCCGATCACAACGGATCATCTGAAGAACTCCGAGGTGTACAAGATGATCCATGGCATGGAACAGGAGCCAGTAAAGCGGGTGGAGTTACTGACACCCGTGATCTCTGA